A window of the Nitrospiraceae bacterium genome harbors these coding sequences:
- a CDS encoding TonB-dependent receptor, translated as MLFGNDKWVIWCGLFLWIFGLGTFVGVSFVQAKDKGKNESIWIVTGLVQYEDLRRVPQATVELRDQEGTLIETQLTNEGGEFILAPPESGIYSIRATQSDLSSESTILKIENDPFLEVKLTLAHRQELTLEVVASLPPIQHRLSGESYSISRKDIEELPRGNNIALNDLLLTLPSAVDGGLKQVHIRQDHANYQFRVDGVPIPDTVSSVFTDVISPRTWERADIILGGPEAQFGNKTAAVIDVITKSGTKPGFGSVQYFGGSNETINPAFEYGGTVGSSFRYYLQNSFTSTNRGINPPTLGKTIFHDQSNQNQTMLRGDWQMDNQNSMSWLFLNSIAKFQIPTQPGLAANPTIVGLIQGTDPGFEPVTSQNIDEYQKENNQYSHLVWRHDWSQDQFLSLSGFFQHSRATFTTDPFNALSYTQDTEEPFSVSDQDRWSYVGGIRFDYSHRLNPDHLIKTGFQIQRTQAVNKTRLSAFLRDGAGDPVGGVISRNADNRTIGWREEFWIQDQWTPWAQWTFNLGVRFDQIQALTNDGQVSPRVGATYAMTPNHVFHAFYGRLFTPPNLEAVPFLQLNTIGTTAQPENLTNRTVEPERAHYFEVGSAHALGDSLSIELTGYYKLNKNLSDAGQFGTAPLLNYFAFKRGWQRGIDLSVNAKLSDNLYGRGNVAWGQCRGKNLQSGYFLLEQNEINDINSKSGVYCDHMQLVTSSAVLTYRPFAHTTITGQMLFGSGLRSSNPGGKTNATHSPSYTTYNLSIEQLLPLWDNYKALLGFDVINLLDQNVFLNDGEGSIGLGVAHANMPRSFFFRGQFFFGG; from the coding sequence ATGTTGTTTGGAAATGATAAATGGGTGATATGGTGTGGCCTTTTTCTCTGGATCTTCGGATTGGGGACGTTTGTAGGTGTTAGCTTCGTTCAGGCTAAGGACAAAGGCAAAAACGAATCAATCTGGATTGTAACCGGTTTAGTGCAATATGAGGATCTTCGCCGAGTCCCTCAGGCAACAGTAGAATTGCGGGATCAAGAAGGCACCCTCATTGAGACTCAATTGACGAACGAAGGGGGTGAGTTTATTTTAGCTCCTCCTGAGTCTGGGATTTATTCTATTCGAGCAACTCAGTCAGACTTATCGAGCGAATCAACGATTCTTAAGATTGAAAACGATCCATTTCTGGAGGTCAAGTTAACCTTGGCACATCGACAAGAGCTTACTCTTGAGGTTGTGGCTTCTTTGCCTCCCATTCAGCATCGGCTCTCCGGAGAATCCTATTCTATTAGTCGCAAAGATATCGAGGAGTTACCACGAGGGAATAATATTGCTCTAAATGATCTGCTGTTAACCCTTCCGAGTGCGGTGGACGGGGGGCTGAAGCAAGTACACATTCGTCAGGATCACGCCAATTACCAATTCCGGGTGGATGGTGTTCCGATTCCCGATACCGTCTCTTCGGTGTTTACGGATGTCATCTCTCCACGGACGTGGGAGCGCGCAGACATTATTCTGGGTGGACCAGAAGCACAATTCGGGAATAAAACCGCAGCCGTTATTGACGTGATCACTAAAAGCGGGACAAAGCCAGGTTTTGGCTCGGTGCAATATTTTGGAGGGTCGAATGAAACCATTAATCCGGCTTTTGAGTATGGAGGTACGGTTGGCTCAAGCTTTCGCTACTATTTGCAAAATAGCTTTACGTCCACGAACCGAGGGATTAACCCTCCCACCTTAGGGAAAACTATTTTCCATGATCAAAGCAATCAAAACCAAACCATGTTGCGCGGGGACTGGCAGATGGATAACCAGAATAGCATGTCGTGGTTATTCCTTAACTCCATTGCCAAATTTCAAATTCCAACTCAACCGGGGCTGGCCGCAAATCCTACTATTGTCGGGCTTATCCAGGGGACTGATCCGGGGTTTGAACCGGTGACTTCTCAAAATATAGATGAATACCAAAAGGAGAACAATCAGTATTCACATCTGGTTTGGCGGCATGATTGGAGCCAGGATCAGTTTCTCAGCCTGTCAGGGTTTTTTCAGCATTCCCGAGCCACGTTCACGACCGACCCCTTCAATGCCTTATCCTATACACAAGATACTGAAGAGCCTTTTTCGGTAAGCGATCAGGATCGGTGGTCCTATGTTGGTGGGATACGGTTTGATTACAGTCATCGATTAAATCCCGATCATTTAATTAAAACGGGATTCCAGATTCAAAGGACCCAGGCGGTGAATAAAACCCGGTTGTCGGCTTTTTTGAGGGATGGAGCAGGCGATCCAGTAGGGGGAGTCATTTCCCGCAATGCCGATAACCGCACCATTGGATGGCGCGAGGAATTCTGGATTCAAGACCAATGGACCCCCTGGGCTCAATGGACCTTTAATCTTGGTGTTCGCTTCGATCAAATCCAGGCGTTGACCAATGATGGACAAGTGAGTCCACGGGTAGGCGCCACTTATGCCATGACTCCCAATCATGTCTTTCATGCCTTTTATGGAAGATTATTTACTCCTCCGAATCTTGAAGCTGTTCCATTTCTTCAACTGAATACCATTGGCACTACGGCCCAACCAGAAAATTTGACTAATCGAACAGTGGAACCGGAGCGAGCCCATTATTTCGAGGTCGGCTCCGCCCATGCCTTGGGGGATTCATTGTCAATAGAATTAACCGGATATTATAAATTAAATAAAAATCTATCAGATGCCGGACAATTCGGAACGGCCCCGCTTCTTAATTATTTTGCGTTTAAGCGGGGTTGGCAGCGGGGAATCGATCTGTCCGTTAATGCGAAGTTGTCAGACAACCTTTACGGGCGTGGTAATGTCGCTTGGGGGCAGTGTCGCGGAAAAAATCTGCAGTCAGGTTATTTTTTGTTGGAGCAAAACGAAATTAATGATATAAATTCCAAGAGCGGAGTGTATTGTGATCATATGCAATTGGTCACCAGTTCGGCTGTGCTTACGTACCGCCCCTTTGCCCATACGACGATCACAGGGCAAATGTTGTTCGGGTCTGGACTCCGCTCATCAAATCCTGGGGGGAAAACGAACGCGACCCATAGTCCATCCTACACCACCTATAATCTATCCATCGAACAACTTCTTCCTCTGTGGGATAACTATAAAGCCCTGTTGGGGTTTGATGTCATCAATCTCTTGGACCAAAACGTGTTTCTAAACGATGGGGAGGGCAGTATTGGCCTTGGTGTGGCCCATGCCAATATGCCCCGTTCATTTTTCTTTCGTGGACAATTCTTTTTTGGTGGGTAA
- a CDS encoding PAS domain S-box protein, whose amino-acid sequence MGTVLLLTLSVFVFIGLYFESIEDEKDRLTHLTNIYVHYLEAMKHLPPDWPEGAMPQEVFENRIQQEFDALRDHHHFGQTGEMLLVRLDKNGGQRSSQFQLDISVDSRTQILTDSRGKSVLLAYQPLAGLPLGVIAKINIQEIQSLYFLGGGAIGLLDLGIMMAVGFILAQGKSGRRQHSPKDRQKLPAVVASEGEGIVTFNEDGKIETFNEAAEAMFSWQASEVIGRPFRNLVNFSEQDGWDLFVLSYRQSGVKHVGALLKEFKAQKKDGTVFPLSLALTESPRADQRLFTALLRDETEQKLAERRLAAQYAIARVLAECTTIQQATPEILQAVCNSLGWQVGVLWQVKPGTKILFCVEVWRTSHERFSEFVTVTQRMSFAKGVGLPGRIWETGNPIWIPDAVEDPNFPRAPMAAQVGLHAAFAFPIRLGDTILGVMEFFSGEIQEPDEALLHQMVSVGSQIGQFMQRKEAEMALRESEERTRLILDTALDAVVTLDEYGYVIGWNSQAERMFGWSREEIIGQQVLTTVIPPKYRDAYPQGIPHFFTSEVNAILNKRFELSGLHRDGHEFPLELAITAIQSQGKIIVSGFLRDLTERRQTEEALLKSEEQRRQAQKMEAVGTLAGGIAHDFNNILSAIIGYTELAMTQIGVGSPVLPRLQEVLRASYRAKNLVRQILTFSRRDESGRKVMHLQPIVQEALNLLRASLPSTISLHAELQPSSAPVLADATQIHQVIMNLGANAEYAMRPMGGRLTVTLDEVAVDETTASLVQGLHAGPYIRLKVADSGQGMSPSVTKRIFDPFFTTKDVGEGTGMGLAVIHGVVTSHGGVIRVDSQKGLGTTFTIYFPCSSLPVEVPQIPSKSSSYFRKGTVMFVDDEVSIAKWAKDMLENAGYIVVVFSNGPEALQAFKENPHQFDVLVTDQTMPGMTGELLARQVMSIRPGFPVILCSGFSYTMNKEKALSMGLRAYLSKPVLMEDMAQALQVALTPSVPH is encoded by the coding sequence ATGGGAACAGTTTTACTCCTGACCCTTAGCGTTTTTGTGTTTATTGGGCTTTACTTTGAATCCATTGAGGATGAAAAAGATCGACTGACTCATCTGACTAACATATACGTTCATTACTTGGAAGCCATGAAGCACTTACCTCCAGACTGGCCGGAAGGGGCAATGCCTCAAGAGGTCTTCGAGAATCGTATTCAACAGGAATTTGATGCTCTGAGGGATCATCATCACTTTGGGCAAACAGGAGAGATGCTTCTAGTTCGCCTGGATAAAAATGGAGGGCAGAGGTCTTCTCAATTTCAACTGGATATATCCGTCGATAGCCGCACGCAAATTTTGACTGATAGTCGTGGTAAGAGTGTTTTGCTGGCCTATCAACCCCTAGCAGGTCTTCCTCTAGGAGTAATAGCAAAAATCAATATTCAGGAAATCCAATCTCTCTATTTTCTTGGTGGAGGAGCCATTGGTTTACTGGACCTAGGAATTATGATGGCGGTCGGATTTATCCTGGCTCAAGGTAAAAGTGGCAGAAGGCAGCACTCCCCTAAAGACAGGCAAAAACTGCCAGCTGTCGTAGCGAGTGAGGGCGAGGGAATTGTGACCTTCAATGAGGATGGGAAGATCGAAACATTTAATGAAGCAGCGGAAGCGATGTTTTCCTGGCAAGCCTCAGAGGTAATAGGCAGGCCGTTTAGAAATCTGGTTAATTTTTCGGAACAAGACGGATGGGATCTATTTGTCTTGTCCTATCGGCAATCGGGAGTAAAACATGTTGGTGCTTTGCTGAAGGAATTCAAGGCTCAAAAAAAAGATGGAACAGTTTTCCCTCTGTCGTTGGCCTTGACCGAATCGCCGCGAGCGGACCAGCGTCTGTTCACCGCATTATTACGGGATGAGACAGAACAAAAACTTGCTGAACGCCGTTTAGCTGCACAATATGCGATTGCCAGGGTGTTGGCCGAATGCACGACCATTCAGCAAGCCACTCCAGAAATTCTCCAGGCGGTCTGTAATAGTTTAGGATGGCAAGTGGGGGTACTCTGGCAGGTGAAGCCTGGGACAAAAATCCTGTTCTGTGTGGAAGTGTGGCGAACTTCCCATGAACGGTTTTCTGAATTTGTTACTGTGACACAACGTATGTCCTTTGCGAAGGGAGTTGGCCTGCCTGGACGGATCTGGGAGACGGGTAATCCGATTTGGATTCCTGATGCGGTCGAGGACCCCAATTTTCCTCGTGCACCAATGGCCGCTCAGGTAGGATTGCATGCGGCATTTGCCTTTCCTATCAGGCTCGGTGACACAATTCTTGGAGTAATGGAGTTTTTTAGCGGGGAAATCCAGGAGCCGGATGAAGCCTTGTTGCACCAAATGGTGTCTGTTGGAAGCCAGATTGGGCAGTTTATGCAACGAAAAGAGGCAGAGATGGCCCTACGGGAAAGTGAAGAACGAACACGGCTCATTCTGGACACCGCCCTTGATGCCGTGGTCACTCTAGATGAATATGGCTATGTTATTGGGTGGAACTCACAGGCGGAACGCATGTTTGGATGGTCCAGGGAGGAAATCATTGGGCAACAAGTGCTAACTACGGTCATCCCACCGAAATACCGGGACGCCTATCCACAGGGAATTCCACACTTTTTCACTTCAGAGGTCAATGCAATTTTAAATAAACGGTTTGAATTGTCCGGATTACACCGTGATGGCCATGAGTTTCCTTTGGAATTGGCCATTACGGCTATTCAATCACAAGGGAAAATAATTGTTAGTGGGTTTCTCCGCGATTTAACCGAGCGACGGCAGACAGAAGAAGCTCTTCTAAAAAGTGAAGAGCAGCGTCGTCAGGCCCAAAAAATGGAGGCAGTAGGGACCTTGGCCGGTGGGATTGCACATGATTTTAATAATATCTTATCGGCCATTATTGGCTATACCGAACTGGCCATGACTCAAATTGGGGTGGGCAGTCCGGTGTTGCCCCGTTTACAAGAAGTCTTACGAGCAAGTTATCGGGCCAAGAATCTCGTTCGGCAAATCTTAACTTTCAGCCGGCGAGATGAATCTGGAAGAAAAGTGATGCATTTACAGCCGATTGTGCAGGAAGCCCTGAACCTCCTTCGTGCTTCTCTTCCGTCTACGATTTCCTTGCATGCCGAACTCCAACCAAGCTCTGCGCCGGTTCTGGCTGATGCAACTCAGATCCATCAAGTAATCATGAATTTGGGAGCTAATGCGGAATATGCGATGCGGCCGATGGGCGGAAGGTTGACGGTAACATTAGATGAAGTAGCCGTTGATGAAACGACGGCTTCTCTTGTTCAAGGGCTGCATGCGGGGCCTTATATCCGCCTGAAAGTTGCTGATTCCGGGCAAGGGATGTCACCGAGTGTTACGAAACGAATTTTTGATCCGTTTTTTACCACTAAGGATGTTGGGGAAGGCACAGGGATGGGGTTGGCGGTTATTCATGGTGTCGTAACGAGTCATGGAGGTGTGATTCGGGTTGATAGTCAGAAAGGCCTGGGTACGACCTTTACCATTTATTTCCCTTGTTCCTCTCTCCCTGTCGAAGTTCCGCAGATCCCGTCAAAGTCTTCTTCTTATTTTAGGAAGGGAACAGTGATGTTTGTGGACGATGAGGTGTCTATTGCCAAATGGGCCAAGGATATGTTGGAGAATGCGGGCTACATAGTTGTCGTATTTTCCAATGGTCCTGAAGCGTTGCAGGCATTTAAAGAGAATCCTCATCAATTTGATGTACTTGTGACGGATCAAACCATGCCAGGCATGACGGGAGAATTGCTGGCTCGTCAAGTAATGAGCATTCGGCCAGGTTTTCCCGTTATTTTGTGTTCAGGATTCAGTTACACAATGAATAAAGAGAAAGCCTTATCGATGGGGCTCAGAGCCTATTTGTCCAAGCCGGTCTTAATGGAGGATATGGCGCAAGCGCTACAAGTTGCGTTGACTCCTTCCGTCCCTCATTAA
- a CDS encoding energy transducer TonB: MSVSRNFGLFMQVLWLLSGPSLSYPAESDFATHQSDHEEDVQVETLDTVHVHGLRLNKDQQLGPVPQRTPWPTIPSTLDGQILDDWLKARILVSKNSDVTVVILQPAAHRELTQASLLALKQWTFLPQMNGEEPIDGEISLRIHFRTQ, encoded by the coding sequence ATGAGCGTTTCCCGGAATTTTGGTCTCTTCATGCAGGTGCTCTGGCTATTAAGTGGGCCCTCGCTCTCCTATCCGGCCGAATCAGATTTCGCGACGCATCAATCTGACCATGAAGAAGATGTACAGGTGGAAACCCTCGACACGGTCCATGTCCATGGGCTCCGGCTTAATAAAGATCAACAACTTGGACCGGTCCCACAACGAACCCCCTGGCCGACAATTCCATCTACCTTAGATGGGCAGATCTTAGACGATTGGCTCAAAGCTCGAATATTGGTCAGTAAAAATTCAGATGTCACCGTGGTTATTCTTCAACCTGCCGCACATAGGGAACTCACTCAAGCTTCTTTACTGGCTCTCAAGCAGTGGACGTTTTTGCCACAAATGAATGGCGAGGAACCTATCGATGGTGAGATCTCCCTCCGTATTCATTTTCGTACTCAGTGA
- a CDS encoding gamma-glutamylcyclotransferase, which produces MRFFIYADNLNPTQLKRRAPEAQFLFMAYVPDHTIKFGRWSNQWRCGLATIAPSAGERVWGGVFELTQEDVQEMDKFEGDLPEGAFRHVEVHVFTQEGEKEFVSTHVAQSIGKFKAKDHYLDWILAGVKHWKLPDECVDMWNLFRSQ; this is translated from the coding sequence ATGCGATTTTTCATTTATGCGGACAATTTAAATCCCACACAGCTCAAGCGACGTGCTCCTGAAGCACAATTTTTATTTATGGCATACGTGCCAGACCACACCATCAAATTCGGTCGGTGGTCAAACCAGTGGCGTTGTGGATTAGCCACCATTGCCCCTTCTGCTGGCGAACGAGTGTGGGGAGGGGTTTTTGAACTCACTCAGGAGGATGTCCAAGAAATGGACAAGTTTGAGGGCGATCTTCCAGAAGGAGCATTTCGTCATGTTGAGGTCCATGTGTTCACACAGGAAGGAGAAAAAGAGTTCGTAAGCACGCACGTCGCCCAAAGCATTGGAAAGTTTAAAGCCAAAGATCATTATCTAGATTGGATTCTTGCGGGAGTTAAGCATTGGAAGTTACCGGATGAATGCGTGGACATGTGGAATCTGTTTCGCTCTCAATGA
- a CDS encoding MogA/MoaB family molybdenum cofactor biosynthesis protein has translation MDEHQHHAGHGSHTDDSQPSHLTHKARKASSLVCMVLTCSDTRTPDTDTSGKLICHLLKEQGHSISEYRIIKDEPADIKGLLLQARGQEALQVIIINGGTGISRRDSTFEAVDDLLEKRLNGFGELFRYLSYQDIGSSAMLSRATAGTYGQLVVFSIPGSQGAVRLAMEKLILPEMGHIAGELTK, from the coding sequence ATGGATGAACATCAACATCATGCAGGGCATGGATCACATACCGACGATTCTCAACCGTCTCATCTCACACACAAAGCACGGAAGGCATCCTCTTTAGTCTGCATGGTGCTCACATGTAGTGATACCCGAACGCCAGATACCGATACCAGTGGAAAGCTAATCTGCCATCTTTTAAAAGAGCAGGGACACTCTATTTCCGAGTACCGAATCATTAAAGATGAACCGGCCGATATCAAAGGGCTCCTCCTCCAAGCCAGGGGTCAGGAGGCCCTTCAGGTCATCATAATCAATGGCGGAACAGGTATTTCCAGGCGAGACTCCACATTTGAAGCCGTCGATGATTTATTGGAAAAACGGCTTAATGGATTTGGAGAGCTTTTTCGGTATTTGAGCTATCAGGATATTGGATCGTCCGCCATGTTGAGTCGGGCCACCGCGGGCACCTACGGGCAACTGGTGGTTTTTTCTATTCCCGGTTCTCAGGGGGCTGTTCGCCTCGCTATGGAGAAACTTATTCTCCCTGAAATGGGGCACATAGCTGGAGAACTCACCAAATAG
- a CDS encoding (2Fe-2S) ferredoxin domain-containing protein — MPKPKYHILVCTNSRPPGHPKPSCGAAGAQNLLMALNMGLIERGVQPGEVLVSGTTCLGPCESGPNVVVYPTGTWYSQVKDSDVAVILDEHIKKGSPPAQLKPDSVWS, encoded by the coding sequence ATGCCAAAACCGAAGTATCATATTCTGGTATGCACGAATTCCCGTCCTCCTGGACATCCCAAGCCTTCTTGTGGAGCTGCGGGCGCTCAAAATTTATTAATGGCACTTAATATGGGCTTGATTGAACGCGGCGTTCAACCCGGGGAGGTATTGGTCAGCGGGACAACTTGCCTCGGGCCCTGCGAAAGTGGCCCTAACGTTGTCGTCTATCCAACGGGAACCTGGTACTCTCAAGTCAAAGATTCCGATGTGGCGGTTATCCTGGATGAGCACATCAAAAAAGGATCGCCTCCTGCCCAGCTCAAACCGGATTCCGTTTGGTCTTAA
- a CDS encoding retropepsin-like domain-containing protein: MGTANRLFISIMVIAIGTVVGGQAILSRLSLDQTLLPTRSHTPKSVQVAAGSEDSVIALEHLGGVWVARVELNDFHEARLIVDTGATFTTISEDLAFDAGIRSDTAHSPVNLLTVGGKVQAKLGVARRIRVGNIGRDDVQVVIYTIPNLPDGIDGLLGLSFFDRFLVRLDHSNKQLHLSPRT, translated from the coding sequence TTGGGGACTGCCAACAGACTTTTTATCAGCATTATGGTAATAGCCATCGGTACAGTGGTGGGTGGGCAGGCTATTCTCAGTCGATTATCTTTAGACCAAACTCTTCTCCCCACTCGCTCGCATACTCCCAAATCAGTCCAAGTGGCTGCTGGAAGCGAGGATTCGGTGATTGCCCTTGAACATTTGGGAGGTGTTTGGGTGGCCCGCGTGGAGTTGAATGACTTCCATGAAGCCAGACTCATAGTTGATACGGGGGCCACATTTACAACCATTTCAGAAGATTTAGCATTTGATGCGGGAATTCGGTCAGATACGGCCCATTCGCCGGTTAACCTTCTTACTGTCGGGGGAAAGGTTCAAGCCAAACTAGGCGTCGCGCGAAGAATTCGTGTGGGAAATATAGGCAGAGATGATGTCCAGGTGGTCATCTATACGATACCGAACCTCCCAGACGGGATCGATGGCTTACTCGGACTCAGTTTTTTTGATCGTTTTCTTGTTCGCCTGGACCATTCCAACAAACAACTACACCTCTCGCCAAGGACTTAG
- a CDS encoding PhzF family phenazine biosynthesis protein, translated as MDSSKNWLQFYQVDVFTSEPFGGNPLAVFPSAGELSEREFQQIAREMNLSETVFILPPTDPKAAAKVRIFTPLQEIPFAGHPILGTFYVLGTLKHLALQEPVTKVFYECTLGLYALDLIVLKGQIEQVIMSQPSPQFIDVITQAEAIYDIAKALGIHRSLIADTLFPVELVSTGLPVLIVPIRSLTAAKSMEVDHSEVLEICARFGANGIMIFTTMTVEESATVHTRMFADPIGISEDPATGSASGALGAYLVKNGVVEVGPTTEVVMEQGYEIDRPSRILVQIFSDDDVIKEIKVGGQVVMVAEGKMVY; from the coding sequence ATGGATTCTTCTAAAAACTGGCTTCAATTTTATCAGGTTGATGTGTTTACCAGTGAGCCTTTTGGCGGTAATCCATTGGCAGTGTTTCCGTCCGCAGGAGAGCTTAGCGAGCGGGAGTTTCAACAAATTGCGCGTGAAATGAATTTGTCTGAAACGGTGTTTATCCTTCCACCTACCGATCCCAAGGCTGCCGCCAAGGTGAGGATCTTTACCCCGCTCCAAGAAATTCCGTTTGCGGGTCATCCGATTTTGGGGACATTTTATGTTCTTGGGACACTAAAGCATCTTGCCTTGCAGGAGCCCGTGACGAAAGTTTTTTATGAATGTACCCTGGGCTTATATGCGCTTGACCTTATTGTTCTGAAGGGACAAATTGAACAGGTCATTATGTCGCAACCCTCTCCGCAATTTATAGATGTCATCACACAGGCGGAGGCCATTTATGATATTGCCAAGGCTTTGGGAATTCACAGATCGCTCATTGCCGATACCCTTTTCCCTGTTGAATTGGTATCGACAGGATTACCGGTACTCATTGTACCCATTCGAAGTCTGACAGCCGCAAAATCCATGGAGGTTGATCATTCTGAAGTTTTAGAGATTTGTGCTCGCTTTGGGGCCAATGGAATTATGATTTTTACAACGATGACAGTGGAGGAAAGCGCCACTGTTCACACGAGAATGTTTGCCGATCCCATCGGCATTTCGGAGGACCCTGCAACAGGCAGCGCAAGTGGCGCCCTAGGTGCCTATTTAGTTAAAAATGGAGTCGTAGAAGTTGGTCCGACCACTGAAGTGGTTATGGAGCAAGGATATGAAATTGATCGGCCGTCCCGTATTTTGGTGCAGATTTTTTCTGATGATGATGTGATCAAAGAAATTAAAGTGGGAGGCCAGGTGGTGATGGTGGCGGAAGGAAAGATGGTCTACTAG